The proteins below are encoded in one region of Ornithinimicrobium avium:
- a CDS encoding AAA family ATPase — MTEIDAGHDDAERARAALHALREEVGKAVVGQEQAVSGLVVALLAQGHVLLEGVPGTAKTLLVRTLAAALEVTTTRVQFTPDLMPGDVTGSMVYDAGRGDFTFRPGPVFTNLLLADEINRTPPKTQSSLLEAMEERQVTVDGTTHALPAPFLVAATQNPVEYEGTYPLPEAQLDRFLMKVTVPLPPREDEMQVVSRHAAGFDPRDLAAAGVRAVATPADLAAGTAAVGRVQVSPEVVGYVVDLARATRTSPSLQLGVSPRGATALMRTARAWAWLSGRDYVTPDDVKALAHATLAHRVALRPEAELEGVSTTSVLESVLASVPVPR, encoded by the coding sequence ATGACCGAGATCGACGCCGGGCACGACGACGCCGAACGCGCCCGCGCCGCCCTGCACGCCCTCCGTGAAGAGGTGGGCAAGGCGGTGGTCGGGCAGGAGCAGGCCGTCTCCGGGCTGGTCGTCGCGCTGCTCGCGCAGGGGCACGTGCTCCTCGAGGGGGTTCCCGGCACCGCCAAGACGTTGCTGGTGCGGACCCTCGCCGCCGCGCTCGAGGTCACCACCACGCGGGTGCAGTTCACGCCCGACCTCATGCCCGGCGACGTCACCGGCTCGATGGTCTACGACGCGGGCCGGGGCGACTTCACCTTCCGCCCGGGGCCGGTCTTCACCAACCTGCTGCTCGCGGACGAGATCAACCGCACGCCTCCCAAGACCCAGTCCTCGCTGCTCGAGGCGATGGAGGAGCGCCAGGTCACCGTCGACGGCACGACGCACGCCCTGCCCGCGCCCTTCCTCGTCGCCGCCACCCAGAACCCCGTCGAGTACGAGGGCACCTACCCCCTCCCCGAGGCCCAGCTGGACCGCTTCCTGATGAAGGTCACCGTGCCGCTGCCGCCGCGCGAGGACGAGATGCAGGTCGTCTCCCGGCACGCGGCGGGCTTCGACCCGCGCGACCTCGCGGCGGCGGGAGTGCGCGCCGTCGCCACGCCCGCGGACCTGGCCGCCGGGACCGCCGCCGTCGGTCGGGTCCAGGTCTCCCCCGAGGTCGTCGGGTATGTCGTGGACCTCGCCCGTGCGACCCGCACCTCCCCCTCCCTCCAGCTCGGCGTCAGCCCGCGCGGGGCGACCGCGCTCATGCGGACGGCGCGGGCGTGGGCGTGGCTGTCGGGGCGCGACTACGTCACCCCCGACGACGTCAAGGCGCTGGCGCACGCCACCCTGGCCCACCGCGTCGCGCTGCGCCCGGAGGCCGAGCTCGAAGGAGTGAGCACCACCTCGGTGCTGGAGTCGGTGCTGGCCTCGGTGCCGGTGCCGCGCTGA